The Dyadobacter sandarakinus DNA window AGTACCGCGTCATCGACCTTTCCGGGAGCGGACCCGACCATGTGGATAAGCACCTGATTACCGCAATCTTAGAGACTTTGCAGGGGCTATAAGCTCATGCAGGAGAATGCTTTTCTGAAAAATGTAATTTTCAATCCTGACAGAGGATCAACCCAGGCCCGGCTTACCGGGCTTTTTTTGTTTTTGTTATACAAATAACTGCGCAAAGGAACTCACAGGCTGGTGAAATGAATTTTATCAGCAGCATTCTTAAAGTTGATTCATCGTCATGACAGACAAATTCATACAAGACATCCCGTTTTCCATCCTTGATCTTGCACCGATCACCGAGGGAAACAATGCGGCTGTAACATTCAAAAACAGTCTCAGCCTCGCGCAGCACGCGGAAGAGCTGGGCTACCATCGTTACTGGCTGGCCGAGCACCACAATATGGAAAGCGTAGCCAGTTCGGCCACTTCGGTGCTGATCGGGTATATTGCCGGCGGCACGCGTACCATCAGGGTCGGCAGCGGAGGCATTATGCTGCCCAATCATGCGCCGCTGGTCGTGGCTGAGCAGTTCGGTACCCTTGCATCCTTATACCCGGGCCGCATTGACCTGGGACTCGGGCGTGCTCCCGGCACCGACCAGGTGACCGCCCGCGCGCTGAGGCGTAACTACATGGAATCTGCCCAGGACTTTCCGGATGATGTGATGGCGCTGCAAACGTATTTTTCAGCAGAAAACAGCAGCTCCAAAGTACGTGCGATCCCGGGTGAAGGACTGGACATCCCGATCTGGATACTGGGATCCAGTACCGATAGTGCCCGTCTTGCCGCGCATCTGGGTTTGCCTTATGCATTTGCAAGTCATTTTGCACCAACCCACTTCCTGAGTGCGATCGAGCTTTACCGGCGTAACTTCCGCCCGTCCCGGTACCTTGCCCAGCCTTATGTGATGGCTTGTGTCAATGTGATCGCCGCGGATACAAACCAGGAGGCCGAGCGGCTTGCTACCTCTTTCTTCCAGCTGGCTACGGGGATTATTACAGGCAGGCGCCGGGCGCTGCAGCCGCCGGTCGATAGCATGGACGGGCTTTGGGGAGAGTATGAGGAGGCTGCGGTAAGACAAATGATGAAGTACACCTTTATCGGGGACAAAAAACAGATCAGCAGTGACCTTACCTATTTTCAGAAGCATACCCAGCTCGATGAGCTCATGGTGACCAGCCACATTTACGATCCCCAGGCACGGATTCACAGCTACGAGGTTCTGAAGAGCCTGCAGAATGAAAGCAGGGAGGTACTCGCGTAGTGGATCACGCCCACGGCTTCTCAAATAATGGCTTTTGAGG harbors:
- a CDS encoding LLM class flavin-dependent oxidoreductase; translated protein: MTDKFIQDIPFSILDLAPITEGNNAAVTFKNSLSLAQHAEELGYHRYWLAEHHNMESVASSATSVLIGYIAGGTRTIRVGSGGIMLPNHAPLVVAEQFGTLASLYPGRIDLGLGRAPGTDQVTARALRRNYMESAQDFPDDVMALQTYFSAENSSSKVRAIPGEGLDIPIWILGSSTDSARLAAHLGLPYAFASHFAPTHFLSAIELYRRNFRPSRYLAQPYVMACVNVIAADTNQEAERLATSFFQLATGIITGRRRALQPPVDSMDGLWGEYEEAAVRQMMKYTFIGDKKQISSDLTYFQKHTQLDELMVTSHIYDPQARIHSYEVLKSLQNESREVLA